In Rosa chinensis cultivar Old Blush chromosome 1, RchiOBHm-V2, whole genome shotgun sequence, a genomic segment contains:
- the LOC112188572 gene encoding putative disease resistance protein At3g14460 isoform X1, producing MGEAALGAFLPVLLDKLAHREVFQYFGRLKGVGKKVLEKWTRMLTAIEAVLSDAEEKQLTQKGVKMWLDDLRDLAYDIEDILDIVATKMLKRRIERHQGSRRKLWISSLSKLKFNFSLNSEIQKITDRLEEISNREKQFGLKKLGVSKKPWKMPPTTSQLDGPVIGRDEAKATILDDLLSKGEQSTNNFQNFHVVSIVGTAGLGKTTLAKHVFNDAVTEQFYPKGWVSVSDDFDLLRVTTAVLESVTSGDVKKSKELNSVQEKLSKELAGRKFLIVLDDVWNTCNYDQWTTLQSAFRVGAVGSKIIVTTRDANVAKMMGDTEPHNLESMSEDDCWKIFVNHALLNNRPQDVELFKEKIVVKCNGLPLAARTLGGLLRCKRADEWEEILDHKMWNLSDQMGILPALQLSYHYLHSNLKRCFTYCAILPNDYEFGEMQMILLWMAEGLIPQQLKENKEMEDLGRHYFQELVSRSLFQKSSKEKSRYIMHDLVTDLARWAAGNSCSRLEDMQNYDSQLRCLPKVRHSSYICGDFDGVKKFEVYYEDRCLRTFLPLSLSDYNFLAHKVTSDLLPKLQYLRVLSLFGYQIEELPNTIGKLKHLRYLDLSHTQIRSLPDSTTTLYNLQTLILDNCKRLEALPPSMRNLVNLRHLINSGTYSLEEMPPQLSRLINLQTLPNFIIGKGSGSGVREIGSLLHLQGTLHLSRLENVICVEDARSAKLKSKERLEALLLEWSSSSASTEIATVVLGMLEPHSKLKELTIQGYAGLKFSTWIGDPSFSNMVRVKLDDCDHCRFLPPFGQLPSLKELYIQRMDAVESVGLEFYGEGSVPFQALEILEFQHLNNWKKWSSCQQNEGVGVFSCLKNLSIEWCPKLEVSLPEKLDSLAQLHICGCKELVVSISKYKQLHESNIKYCKMVVYDTSTVQFELLESLCFSKISKLRFQTETFVKSLKNVKELKISGCEELTYSFQNEDRLLQHLISLGRLYIEDNSGLVEKLGKEAEQLVQLQILDCKLERLELSKCGSLLKVPEGLHNLTSLQKLCINQCSSLASFPDVGLPPCLKVIEIRKCDSLLHFAKYQIPPSLRRIEIQKCENLKSLIEKEEVVVDGSCSSYCLEYLEITMCPSLLFLLCKSQLPKALKELMIWDCRQLELITERFLDDTYQLEELGIMHCPNLKSLPEGLCHLTNLQTFYIVDCQSLVWFPRMSVWPRETTIESCEKLEVAHLLRDMMHSNNLGHLGIEYCEGLTTTFFPANLTSLQIQKIKNCKALMEYQGLHRLTSLRNLWIYGEDDPGLVSFPPAKNSKEKEMLLPRSLVELAILNFPNLKKLNKGFQFLTSLECLRICNCPKLKIIPEEGLPLSLTQLDIHECPLLEERCKGRYRPKIAHIPCVQIWPPLNPALSSFAYAGNC from the exons ATGGGAGAGGCTGCACTTGGGGCATTCCTTCCGGTGCTGCTTGACAAGTTAGCGCATCGAGAGGTCTTTCAGTACTTCGGACGCCTTAAGGGGGTCGGCAAAAAGGTACTGGAGAAATGGACTAGAATGTTGACTGCAATTGAAGCGGTGCTGAGTGATGCGGAGGAGAAGCAACTAACACAAAAAGGAGTGAAAATGTGGCTAGATGATCTCAGAGATTTGGCTTATGATATTGAAGACATATTGGACATAGTTGCTACTAAAATGCTGAAGCGAAGGATAGAAAGACATCAAGGAAGCAGACGCAAGTTGTGGATCAGCTCACTTTCTAAACTTAAATTCAATTTTAGTTTGAACTCAGAGATCCAGAAGATTACTGATCGGCTAGAAGAGATATCTAATAGAGAAAAACAGTTTGGATTGAAGAAACTAGGAGTGTCTAAAAAGCCATGGAAAATGCCACCCACTACATCTCAACTAGATGGACCTGTGATCGGAAGGGATGAAGCAAAAGCAACAATTCTTGATGATTTGCTCTCAAAAGGCGAACAAAGTACCAacaattttcagaattttcacGTGGTTTCCATTGTTGGTACGGCTGGACTAGGGAAGACAACACTTGCCAAACATGTATTCAACGATGCTGTAACAGAACAGTTTTACCCAAAGGGATGGGTGTCTGTGTCCGATGACTTCGACCTTCTAAGGGTGACAACTGCAGTTCTTGAATCTGTCACGTCAGGTGATGTGAAGAAATCCAAAGAGCTCAACTCAGTTCAGGAGAAGTTGAGTAAGGAATTGGCTGGCAGAAAGTTTTTAATTGTTCTAGATGATGTCTGGAATACATGCAACTATGATCAATGGACAACATTGCAGTCCGCGTTTCGTGTTGGAGCAGTAGGAAGCAAGATCATAGTGACGACACGTGATGCGAATGTTGCAAAGATGATGGGAGACACTGAACCTCATAACTTGGAGTCGATGTCAGAAGATGATTGTTGGAAAATCTTTGTCAACCATGCACTCTTAAACAACAGACCCCAAGATGTTGAGTTATTTAAGGAGAAAATTGTAGTAAAATGCAATGGATTGCCGTTGGCTGCAAGGACTCTTGGAGGTCTTTTACGTTGTAAAAGAGCAGACGAGTGGGAAGAAATATTAGACCACAAGATGTGGAATCTATCCGACCAGATGGGCATCCTTCCAGCATTACAATTGAGCTATCATTATCTCCATTCGAATTTGAAACGCTGCTTCACCTACTGTGCAATACTTCCAAATGATTACGAATTTGGGGAGATGCAAATGATCCTATTGTGGATGGCAGAGGGTTTGATTCCGCAAcaactaaaagaaaataaagaaatggaAGATTTGGGTCGTCATTATTTTCAAGAGTTGGTGTCTAGGTCATTATTTCAAAAATCAAGCAAAGAAAAGTCGCGATACATAATGCATGATCTCGTTACTGATTTGGCACGCTGGGCTGCAGGAAATTCATGTTCTAGATTGGAGGATATGCAGAATTATGACTCGCAACTTAGATGTTTGCCCAAGGTTCGTCATTCATCTTACATTTGTGGTGACTTTGATGGGGTCAAAAAGTTTGAGGTCTATTATGAAGATAGATGTTTGCGGACGTTCTTACCACTTTCACTTTCAGATTATAATTTTTTGGCTCATAAGGTTACTTCTGATTTATTGCCCAAACTCCAATACTTAAGAGTACTTTCTCTGTTTGGATATCAAATAGAAGAGCTGCCAAATACAATTGGTAAATTGAAGCATCTACGGTATCTTGATCTTTCTCACACTCAGATAAGAAGTTTGCCAGATTCAACAACCACTCTTTACAACTTGCAGACATTGATATTGGACAATTGTAAGCGATTGGAAGCGCTACCCCCAAGCATGAGGAATCTGGTAAATTTGCGTCATCTCATCAATTCAGGTACTTATTCATTGGAAGAAATGCCTCCTCAACTTAGTCGATTGATTAATCTCCAAACATTGCCTAATTTTATTATTGGCAAAGGTAGTGGATCAGGAGTAAGAGAGATTGGGTCATTGTTGCATCTGCAAGGGACATTGCACCTTTCAAGACTAGAGAATGTGATTTGTGTCGAGGATGCTAGGAGTGCCAAATTAAAGAGCAAGGAGAGGCTTGAAGCCCTGTTACTTGAATGGTCTTCTTCAAGTGCCTCAACAGAAATTGCAACAGTTGTGCTTGGCATGTTAGAACCACATAGCAAGCTCAAAGAGCTCACCATCCAAGGTTATGCTGGATTGAAATTTTCAACATGGATTGGAGATCCTTCATTTTCTAATATGGTGCGTGTAAAGTTAGATGATTGTGATCATTGTCGATTCTTGCCACCATTTGGACAATTGCCTTCTCTCAAAGAACTTTATATACAAAGAATGGATGCAGTGGAAAGTGTTGGTCTTGAGTTTTATGGAGAAGGTAGCGTGCCATTTCAAGCTTTAGAGATCCTTGAATTTCAACATCTGAATAACTGGAAGAAGTGGTCTTCTTGCCAACAAAATGAGGGGGTTGGGGTTTTTTCTTGCCTGAAAAATCTTTCCATCGAATGGTGCCCCAAATTGGAGGTTAGTCTACCGGAGAAGCTTGATTCATTAGCACAGCTACATATATGTGGATGTAAGGAATTGGTGGTTTCAATATCCAAATATAAACAGcttcatgaatcaaacatcaaatATTGCAAGATGGTGGTTTACGACACAAGTACGGTTCAGTTTGAATTACTAGAATCCTTGTgtttttcaaaaatttcaaagttGAGATTCCAAACAGAGACGTTCGTGAAAAGCTTGAAAAATGTTAAAGAGTTGAAGATTAGTGGTTGTGAGGAGCTAACATATTCCTTTCAGAATGAGGATAGATTACTGCAACACCTAATTTCTCTTGGTCGTTTGTATATTGAAGACAACTCTGGCCTTGTTGAAAAGCTAGGGAAAGAAGCAGAGCAGTTGGTGCAGTTGCAGATACTGGACTGCAAGCTTGAACGTCTGGAATTAAGCAAGTGTGGAAGCCTTTTGAAGGTACCAGAAGGATTGCATAACCTTACATCTCTTCAAAAGCTTTGTATAAATCAATGTTCAAGTCTTGCTTCTTTTCCGGATGTTGGTCTGCCACCCTGTCTTAAAGTCATAGAGATTCGGAAATGCGATTCTCTGTTGCACTTTGCAAAATACCAGATTCCTCCAAGCCTAAGAAGAATAGAGATTCAGAAATGTGAGAATTTGAAATCATTGATAGAGAaagaggaggtggtggtggatGGTTCTTGCTCGTCTTATTGTCTCGAGTATTTGGAGATAACGATGTGTCCATCTCTGCTGTTCTTATTATGCAAAAGCCAATTACCCAAGGCTCTTAAAGAGCTTATGATATGGGATTGTAGACAGCTGGAGTTAATAACTGAGAGGTTCCTCGATGACACCTATCAACTCGAAGAACTTGGCATCATGCACTGCCCAAACCTTAAATCCTTACCCGAGGGACTGTGCCACCTCACCAATCTTCAGACATTTTATATTGTGGATTGTCAGAGTCTTGTTTGGTTTCCGAGAATGAGTGTGTGGCCAAGAGAGACGACTATCGAATCTTGTGAGAAATTGGAGGTGGCACACTTGCTGAGAGACATGATGCACTCTAATAATCTTGGGCATTTGGGGATTGAATACTGTGAAGGTTTGACTACTACTTTCTTTCCCGCCAACCTAACATCACTTCAAATTCAGAAGATCAAGAATTGTAAGGCGCTGATGGAATATCAAGGGTTGCACAGACTCACCTCTTTGAGGAATTTGTGGATCTATGGTGAAGATGATCCAGGTCTGGTGTCGTTTCCACCTGCTAAGAATTCGAAGGAGAAGGAGATGCTGCTCCCCAGATCTCTTGTTGAATTGGCAATTCTAAACTTCCCAAATCTAAAGAAACTGAACAAGGGCTTTCAATTCCTCACCTCTCTTGAATGTCTTCGCATCTGCAACTGTCCGAAGCTTAAAATCATTCCAGAGGAGGGCCTGCCTCTTTCACTTACTCAACTTGATATTCATGAGTGTCCTCTACTTGAAGAGAGATGCAAAGGACGATACCGGCCCAAGATAGCACACATCCCTTGCGTACAAATTTGGCCGCCCCTCAATCCAGCCCTTTCCAG TTTTGCTTATGCTGGAAACTGTTGA
- the LOC112188572 gene encoding putative disease resistance protein At3g14460 isoform X3 produces the protein MGEAALGAFLPVLLDKLAHREVFQYFGRLKGVGKKVLEKWTRMLTAIEAVLSDAEEKQLTQKGVKMWLDDLRDLAYDIEDILDIVATKMLKRRIERHQGSRRKLWISSLSKLKFNFSLNSEIQKITDRLEEISNREKQFGLKKLGVSKKPWKMPPTTSQLDGPVIGRDEAKATILDDLLSKGEQSTNNFQNFHVVSIVGTAGLGKTTLAKHVFNDAVTEQFYPKGWVSVSDDFDLLRVTTAVLESVTSGDVKKSKELNSVQEKLSKELAGRKFLIVLDDVWNTCNYDQWTTLQSAFRVGAVGSKIIVTTRDANVAKMMGDTEPHNLESMSEDDCWKIFVNHALLNNRPQDVELFKEKIVVKCNGLPLAARTLGGLLRCKRADEWEEILDHKMWNLSDQMGILPALQLSYHYLHSNLKRCFTYCAILPNDYEFGEMQMILLWMAEGLIPQQLKENKEMEDLGRHYFQELVSRSLFQKSSKEKSRYIMHDLVTDLARWAAGNSCSRLEDMQNYDSQLRCLPKVRHSSYICGDFDGVKKFEVYYEDRCLRTFLPLSLSDYNFLAHKVTSDLLPKLQYLRVLSLFGYQIEELPNTIGKLKHLRYLDLSHTQIRSLPDSTTTLYNLQTLILDNCKRLEALPPSMRNLVNLRHLINSGSGSGVREIGSLLHLQGTLHLSRLENVICVEDARSAKLKSKERLEALLLEWSSSSASTEIATVVLGMLEPHSKLKELTIQGYAGLKFSTWIGDPSFSNMVRVKLDDCDHCRFLPPFGQLPSLKELYIQRMDAVESVGLEFYGEGSVPFQALEILEFQHLNNWKKWSSCQQNEGVGVFSCLKNLSIEWCPKLEVSLPEKLDSLAQLHICGCKELVVSISKYKQLHESNIKYCKMVVYDTSTVQFELLESLCFSKISKLRFQTETFVKSLKNVKELKISGCEELTYSFQNEDRLLQHLISLGRLYIEDNSGLVEKLGKEAEQLVQLQILDCKLERLELSKCGSLLKVPEGLHNLTSLQKLCINQCSSLASFPDVGLPPCLKVIEIRKCDSLLHFAKYQIPPSLRRIEIQKCENLKSLIEKEEVVVDGSCSSYCLEYLEITMCPSLLFLLCKSQLPKALKELMIWDCRQLELITERFLDDTYQLEELGIMHCPNLKSLPEGLCHLTNLQTFYIVDCQSLVWFPRMSVWPRETTIESCEKLEVAHLLRDMMHSNNLGHLGIEYCEGLTTTFFPANLTSLQIQKIKNCKALMEYQGLHRLTSLRNLWIYGEDDPGLVSFPPAKNSKEKEMLLPRSLVELAILNFPNLKKLNKGFQFLTSLECLRICNCPKLKIIPEEGLPLSLTQLDIHECPLLEERCKGRYRPKIAHIPCVQIWPPLNPALSSFAYAGNC, from the exons ATGGGAGAGGCTGCACTTGGGGCATTCCTTCCGGTGCTGCTTGACAAGTTAGCGCATCGAGAGGTCTTTCAGTACTTCGGACGCCTTAAGGGGGTCGGCAAAAAGGTACTGGAGAAATGGACTAGAATGTTGACTGCAATTGAAGCGGTGCTGAGTGATGCGGAGGAGAAGCAACTAACACAAAAAGGAGTGAAAATGTGGCTAGATGATCTCAGAGATTTGGCTTATGATATTGAAGACATATTGGACATAGTTGCTACTAAAATGCTGAAGCGAAGGATAGAAAGACATCAAGGAAGCAGACGCAAGTTGTGGATCAGCTCACTTTCTAAACTTAAATTCAATTTTAGTTTGAACTCAGAGATCCAGAAGATTACTGATCGGCTAGAAGAGATATCTAATAGAGAAAAACAGTTTGGATTGAAGAAACTAGGAGTGTCTAAAAAGCCATGGAAAATGCCACCCACTACATCTCAACTAGATGGACCTGTGATCGGAAGGGATGAAGCAAAAGCAACAATTCTTGATGATTTGCTCTCAAAAGGCGAACAAAGTACCAacaattttcagaattttcacGTGGTTTCCATTGTTGGTACGGCTGGACTAGGGAAGACAACACTTGCCAAACATGTATTCAACGATGCTGTAACAGAACAGTTTTACCCAAAGGGATGGGTGTCTGTGTCCGATGACTTCGACCTTCTAAGGGTGACAACTGCAGTTCTTGAATCTGTCACGTCAGGTGATGTGAAGAAATCCAAAGAGCTCAACTCAGTTCAGGAGAAGTTGAGTAAGGAATTGGCTGGCAGAAAGTTTTTAATTGTTCTAGATGATGTCTGGAATACATGCAACTATGATCAATGGACAACATTGCAGTCCGCGTTTCGTGTTGGAGCAGTAGGAAGCAAGATCATAGTGACGACACGTGATGCGAATGTTGCAAAGATGATGGGAGACACTGAACCTCATAACTTGGAGTCGATGTCAGAAGATGATTGTTGGAAAATCTTTGTCAACCATGCACTCTTAAACAACAGACCCCAAGATGTTGAGTTATTTAAGGAGAAAATTGTAGTAAAATGCAATGGATTGCCGTTGGCTGCAAGGACTCTTGGAGGTCTTTTACGTTGTAAAAGAGCAGACGAGTGGGAAGAAATATTAGACCACAAGATGTGGAATCTATCCGACCAGATGGGCATCCTTCCAGCATTACAATTGAGCTATCATTATCTCCATTCGAATTTGAAACGCTGCTTCACCTACTGTGCAATACTTCCAAATGATTACGAATTTGGGGAGATGCAAATGATCCTATTGTGGATGGCAGAGGGTTTGATTCCGCAAcaactaaaagaaaataaagaaatggaAGATTTGGGTCGTCATTATTTTCAAGAGTTGGTGTCTAGGTCATTATTTCAAAAATCAAGCAAAGAAAAGTCGCGATACATAATGCATGATCTCGTTACTGATTTGGCACGCTGGGCTGCAGGAAATTCATGTTCTAGATTGGAGGATATGCAGAATTATGACTCGCAACTTAGATGTTTGCCCAAGGTTCGTCATTCATCTTACATTTGTGGTGACTTTGATGGGGTCAAAAAGTTTGAGGTCTATTATGAAGATAGATGTTTGCGGACGTTCTTACCACTTTCACTTTCAGATTATAATTTTTTGGCTCATAAGGTTACTTCTGATTTATTGCCCAAACTCCAATACTTAAGAGTACTTTCTCTGTTTGGATATCAAATAGAAGAGCTGCCAAATACAATTGGTAAATTGAAGCATCTACGGTATCTTGATCTTTCTCACACTCAGATAAGAAGTTTGCCAGATTCAACAACCACTCTTTACAACTTGCAGACATTGATATTGGACAATTGTAAGCGATTGGAAGCGCTACCCCCAAGCATGAGGAATCTGGTAAATTTGCGTCATCTCATCAATTCAG GTAGTGGATCAGGAGTAAGAGAGATTGGGTCATTGTTGCATCTGCAAGGGACATTGCACCTTTCAAGACTAGAGAATGTGATTTGTGTCGAGGATGCTAGGAGTGCCAAATTAAAGAGCAAGGAGAGGCTTGAAGCCCTGTTACTTGAATGGTCTTCTTCAAGTGCCTCAACAGAAATTGCAACAGTTGTGCTTGGCATGTTAGAACCACATAGCAAGCTCAAAGAGCTCACCATCCAAGGTTATGCTGGATTGAAATTTTCAACATGGATTGGAGATCCTTCATTTTCTAATATGGTGCGTGTAAAGTTAGATGATTGTGATCATTGTCGATTCTTGCCACCATTTGGACAATTGCCTTCTCTCAAAGAACTTTATATACAAAGAATGGATGCAGTGGAAAGTGTTGGTCTTGAGTTTTATGGAGAAGGTAGCGTGCCATTTCAAGCTTTAGAGATCCTTGAATTTCAACATCTGAATAACTGGAAGAAGTGGTCTTCTTGCCAACAAAATGAGGGGGTTGGGGTTTTTTCTTGCCTGAAAAATCTTTCCATCGAATGGTGCCCCAAATTGGAGGTTAGTCTACCGGAGAAGCTTGATTCATTAGCACAGCTACATATATGTGGATGTAAGGAATTGGTGGTTTCAATATCCAAATATAAACAGcttcatgaatcaaacatcaaatATTGCAAGATGGTGGTTTACGACACAAGTACGGTTCAGTTTGAATTACTAGAATCCTTGTgtttttcaaaaatttcaaagttGAGATTCCAAACAGAGACGTTCGTGAAAAGCTTGAAAAATGTTAAAGAGTTGAAGATTAGTGGTTGTGAGGAGCTAACATATTCCTTTCAGAATGAGGATAGATTACTGCAACACCTAATTTCTCTTGGTCGTTTGTATATTGAAGACAACTCTGGCCTTGTTGAAAAGCTAGGGAAAGAAGCAGAGCAGTTGGTGCAGTTGCAGATACTGGACTGCAAGCTTGAACGTCTGGAATTAAGCAAGTGTGGAAGCCTTTTGAAGGTACCAGAAGGATTGCATAACCTTACATCTCTTCAAAAGCTTTGTATAAATCAATGTTCAAGTCTTGCTTCTTTTCCGGATGTTGGTCTGCCACCCTGTCTTAAAGTCATAGAGATTCGGAAATGCGATTCTCTGTTGCACTTTGCAAAATACCAGATTCCTCCAAGCCTAAGAAGAATAGAGATTCAGAAATGTGAGAATTTGAAATCATTGATAGAGAaagaggaggtggtggtggatGGTTCTTGCTCGTCTTATTGTCTCGAGTATTTGGAGATAACGATGTGTCCATCTCTGCTGTTCTTATTATGCAAAAGCCAATTACCCAAGGCTCTTAAAGAGCTTATGATATGGGATTGTAGACAGCTGGAGTTAATAACTGAGAGGTTCCTCGATGACACCTATCAACTCGAAGAACTTGGCATCATGCACTGCCCAAACCTTAAATCCTTACCCGAGGGACTGTGCCACCTCACCAATCTTCAGACATTTTATATTGTGGATTGTCAGAGTCTTGTTTGGTTTCCGAGAATGAGTGTGTGGCCAAGAGAGACGACTATCGAATCTTGTGAGAAATTGGAGGTGGCACACTTGCTGAGAGACATGATGCACTCTAATAATCTTGGGCATTTGGGGATTGAATACTGTGAAGGTTTGACTACTACTTTCTTTCCCGCCAACCTAACATCACTTCAAATTCAGAAGATCAAGAATTGTAAGGCGCTGATGGAATATCAAGGGTTGCACAGACTCACCTCTTTGAGGAATTTGTGGATCTATGGTGAAGATGATCCAGGTCTGGTGTCGTTTCCACCTGCTAAGAATTCGAAGGAGAAGGAGATGCTGCTCCCCAGATCTCTTGTTGAATTGGCAATTCTAAACTTCCCAAATCTAAAGAAACTGAACAAGGGCTTTCAATTCCTCACCTCTCTTGAATGTCTTCGCATCTGCAACTGTCCGAAGCTTAAAATCATTCCAGAGGAGGGCCTGCCTCTTTCACTTACTCAACTTGATATTCATGAGTGTCCTCTACTTGAAGAGAGATGCAAAGGACGATACCGGCCCAAGATAGCACACATCCCTTGCGTACAAATTTGGCCGCCCCTCAATCCAGCCCTTTCCAG TTTTGCTTATGCTGGAAACTGTTGA